The genomic region CAGGACCTTGGAAAGGAACGCCTTAGTGCGGTCGTGTTTCGGATTGCCGAGCACCTCGCGAGGCAGTCCGCTCTCCACGACGACGCCGCCGTCCATGAACACCAGGTGGTTGGCCACCTCGCGGGCGAAGCCCATCTCGTGGGTGACCACCACCATCGTCATTCCCTCGGCCGCAAGCTTTTTCATCACCTCGAGCACCTCGCCGACGAGTTCGGGATCCAGCGCAGAGGTGGGCTCGTCGAACAACATCAGCTTCGGGTTCATGGCCAGTGCCCGCGCGATCGCCACCCGCTGTTGCTGGCCGCCCGAAAGCTGCGCCGGATACGCGTCGGCCTTCTCCGACATCCCGACTTGCTTGAGTAGATCCTTACCGCGCGCGACGGCCTCGTGCTTCTTGACGCGTTTGACATGGATGGGCGCCTCGATGATGTTCTCCAGCGCCGTCCGGTGTGGGAAGAGATTGAAGTGCTGGAAGACCATGCCGATGTCGCGCCGTTGCCTGGCAGCGTCCTTCGGCGACATCTCGTACAACTTCTTGCCCTTGTCGCGGTAGCCGATCAGCTCGCCGTCGACATACAACCGGCCGGCGTTGACTTGTTCGAGATGGTTGATGCAGCGCAGAAACGTCGACTTGCCCGAACCCGACGGCCCCACCATCACCAGCACCTCCCCCTTGCCGATCTCCAGCGTGATGCCCTTGAGGACCTCGAGGGCACCGAAGCTCTTGCAGACGCTTTCGGCTTTCACCATCGGCGCAGTCATAGGTGTCCCTCCGCGGTCTGCGCCTTGGCAAGGGCTTGGAGTTGCTTGGTCGTCAGCTTCCTTGATGCACCGCGCGAGAAGTGACGCTCCAGATAGAACTGGCCGACCATCAGCACGCTGGTGATGACGAGATACCACGTCGCCGCCACCAACAGCAGCGGCACCGGTTCGAAGATGCGTGCGGCGATCTCGCGCGAGGTGATGCCGTAGAGGTCCAGAGTGAACGGGACCGCGGTCACCAGCGACGTGGTTTTCAGCATGCTGATGACCTCGTTGCCGGTCGGCGGGATGATTACCCGCATCGCCTGGGGAAGCACGGTGCGGCGCATGGTCATCCCCCACGACATGCCCAGCGCGGTCGAGGCCTCGGCCTGTCCCTCCGGCACGGAAGTTATTCCGGCGCGGATGATCTCGGCCATGTAAGCCGCCTCGTTCAGCGCCAGGCCGATGATCGCGAGCAGGAACGGTATGGACAACGACTGCAAATTCAGCTCGAAGAGGGACGGTCCGAACGGCACGCCCAGCCGGATGTTCTGGTAAATGGTCGGAATCAGGCCCCAGAACACCAACTGCACGTACACCGGGGTGCCACGGAAGATCCACAGGTAGGCCCAGGCCACGGAGCGCAGCACCGGGTTCGGGGACAGCCGCATCACCGCGAGTATCACCCCGAGCACGATCGCCGCCACCATCGAGTAGATGGTCAACTGCAGGGTGTTGACGACGCCGACCTTCAGCACCCGCTCGTTGAACAGGTACTCCAGGTAGGTCGACCAGCGGTATGCGTCGTTCGTCACTGCGCCATAGAGGAACAGCCCGACCAGAACGAGGATGACGACCGCCGCCACCCACCGCCAGGGATGCCGAAGTGGCACGGCGTCGATGGCAGCGGGAGTGGTGGGTGGCGACGTGTCAACCGCGGTCATGGCGAAATCCTCAGTTGACAGCGCCGTTGATGACGGGCTTGTCGATCATCCCGTTCTCCACGCCCCAGTTCTTGGCGATCTCCTCGTACTGGCCGTTCTCGATGAGGTGCTCGAGTGCCATCTTCAGCGACTGTGCGAGCGGCGAGCCCTTCTGCACCGGCCAGCCGTACGGTGCCGAGTCGAAGATCTCACCGGCGGCCTCGAGTTTTCCGTTGCTCTGCTTGATGGCGTACGAGGTGACCGGGGAATCCGCAGACATCGCTTCGACCTGGCCGAGCACGACCGCGTTGGTCGCGGCGTCCTGTCCGTCGAACGCAACGATCTCGATCGGCGGTTTCCCGCTGTCGGTGCACGCCTTGCTCTTTGCGGGCAGTTCCTCGGTCTCCTGTGTGGTGGTCGCCTGCACCGCGACCTTCTTGCCGCAGGCATTGTTCGGGTCGATGGGCGCACCGGGCCGCTGGGCCCACAGTGTGCCCGCGCTGAAGTAGGTGACGAAGTCGACCGACTGCTCGCGTTCCTTCGTGTCGGTGAACGACGACATGCCGACGTTGTAGGTGCCGCCCTGGATCGACGGGATGATCTTGGCGAAGTCGGACTCTCGGTACTCGGGGGTCAGGCCCAGTGTCGCCGCGATCGCGTCCATTAGGTCGACGTCGAACCCGACGATCTCTCCACTGGGATCCTTGAATTCGTTGGGCGGGTAGGGAATGTTGACCCCGACCACCAACTTGCCGGACGACTTGATGGCCTCGGGAACAGTGTTGGCGATCTCGTCGACCTTCTGGGCCGACACGGTCGGCGCCGCGCTGGTGGTCTCGCTGCCACCCCCGGTCTCGCTCGCGCATCCCGTGAGCGTGAGTGCGCCGGCCGCGGCGAGCACCGCGGCGAAGCGCCAGAATCTGCCCCGGCGGGTCTGACAGTCTCCAGACACGTCTGCCTCTACTTTCTGCTTCGTGGACCCGGCGCGAAGCGCCGGTAACGGAACAGTAAGCCAGCTTGTGCGCTGTGGCAGGAGAACGATTAGCCCGGCGCGACGACCGCGCTGCCGATTCGCCACGCCGAATCCGTTTCGCTGTGCCAAGCTTTCGCCATGGTGAATCTCGCTCCGCCCGGCATGCTGCAGCATCTCTGGAAATCGACCCTGCTCTCCGGGGTTCTCGCCGTCGCGCTCGGCGTACTCATCTGGCTCTGGCCGGGCATCACCATCGTCGTTGCGGCGATATTCTTCGGCGCCTATCTGCTGGTCGCCGGTATTGCGCAGGTGATATTCGCCTTCAGCCTGCACGTCTCGGCCGGTGGGCGGGTGCTGCTGTTCATCTCCGGGGCCGCGGCGCTGATCCTTGCTGTGCTGTGTTTCCGTAGTTTGCAGGAGTCGATCCTGCTGCTGGCGATCTGGATCGGCATCGGCTTCATCTTCCGCGGCGTGGCCACCGCGGTGTCGGCGATCAGCGATCCGACGCTGCCCGGCCGCGCGTGGGAGATCTTCATCGGAGTCGTCAGCCTGATCGCCGGCGTGGTGATGCTGGCCGCGCCGTTCGAGTCGATCGAGACGCTGACCATCGTGGTGGGCATCTGGCTGATCGTGCTGGGGGTGTTCGAGATCGTCTCCGCGTTCGGTATCCGCAAGGCGTCGAAGAACCTCGCGACGCTGACCGGGGCGCGCAACACCGACGAACCGCCCGCGCAACCGCTCGTAGAACAGGCGTAACGACACTTCGAGGCGAGTCCAAAAGCCCCTAGCGAAAACGCCGCGCTTCGCTACTACACTGTGTCGTAGACAGTGTCGGTGAAGCTGGGGAGCGGTCGGATGGATGCCTTGGACGTCTCGCGGTGGCAGTTCGGGATCACCACCGTGTACCACTTCCTGTTCGTTCCGCTGACCATCGGCCTGGCGCCCATCATCGCGGCGATGCAGACGGCCTGGGTCGTCACCGGTGACGACCGCTGGTACCGGCTGACCAGGTTTTTCGGCAAGCTGTTCCTGATCAACTTCGCCCTCGGCGTGGCGACCGGCATCGTCCAGGAATTCCAGTTCGGCATGAACTGGAGCGAGTACTCGAGGTTCGTCGGCGACGTCTTCGGCGCACCCCTGGCGTTCGAGGGGTTGATCGCGTTCTTCTTCGAGTCGACCTTCATCGGCTTGTGGATCTTCGGCTGGCACCGGCTGCCGCGGCTGGTGCATCTGGCGTGCATCTGGATCGTCGCACTCGCAGTCAACGCCTCGGCTTACTTCATCATCGCCGCGAACTCCTTCATGCAGCACCCCGTGGGGGCTCGGTTCAACCCGCAGACCGGACGCGCGGAATTGGTCGACTTCGGTGCGCTGCTGACCAACAACACCGCGGTGTGGGCTTTCTGGCACGCCGTCACCGGATCGTTCCTCACCGCGGGCACTTTCGTGGCCGGCGTGTCGGCGTGGCTGATGGTCCGCTCGCACCGGCGGGCCGAGGAGTCCGATGCCCGTGCGATGTATCGTCCGGCCACGATCGCAGGCAGCCTGGTCGCCTTGGTAGCCGCTGTGGGCTTGTTCTTCACCGGCGACGTCCAGGGCAAGCTGATGTTCGTCCAGCAACCGATGAAGATGGCCTCGGCAGAGTCGTTGTGCCACAGCGAAACCGATCCCGACTTCTCGATCCTCACCGTCGGGACGCAGAACAACTGTGACAGCGTCACCCACGTTCTGGAGGTGCCATACGTGCTGCCCTACCTGGCCGAAGGCGAGTTCAGCGGCGTCACCCTGGAGGGCGTCGAAGACCTGCAGAAGCAGCATGAGGAACGGTTCGGCCCCGGCGATTACCGGCCGAATCTATTCGTGACGTACTGGGCGTTCCGGGCGATGATCGGGCTGCTGCTGGTGCCGGTAGCGTTCGCGCTCATGGCGCTTTGGCTGACCCGGCGCGGGCGGATCCCGAATCAACGATTGCTCTCCCGGCTTGCGCTGATCGCCATCCCTGCGCCGTTCCTGGCCAACTCCGCCGGTTGGGTGTTCACCGAGATGGGCCGCCAGCCTTGGGTTGTCGTGCCCAACCCGACCGGAGACTCCATGGTCCGGCTGACCGTGCAGGAGGGGGTGTCCGGTCATTCTGCAGGCATGGTGCTGTTTTCGCTGGCGGTGTTCACGCTCGTCTACGGCGTGCTGGCGGTGATCTGGTTCTGGCTGATGCGCCGCTACGTGGTCGAGGGCCCCCAGGAGCACGACGCCGACCTCGCTCCACCCGAACCACCACGGGACGACGACGTCAAGCCGTTGTCGTTCGCCTACTAGGAGGTCGCCGTGGGGCTACAAGAACTGTGGTTCGTGCTGATTGCGGCTCTGTTTCTGGGCTTCTTGATCCTCGAGGGCTTCGACTTCGGCGTCGGCATGCTGATGATCCCGATGGGCAGGGTGGGCGACGGCGACCCCGAACCGCGCCGCCGCGCCGTGCTCAACACCATCGGCCCGGTATGGGACGCAAACGAGGTGTGGTTGATCACCGCAGGCGCGGCGATGTTCGCAGCGTTCCCGAACTGGTACGCCTCGATGTTCTCGGCGCTCTACTTGCCTTTGCTGGCAATTCTTTTCGGCATGATTCTGCGAATCGTCGGGATCGAGTGGCGTGGCAAGATCGATGATCCCCGCTGGCGTGGCTGGGCCGACGTCGGCATCGCCGCCGGATCCTG from Mycobacterium sp. IDR2000157661 harbors:
- a CDS encoding amino acid ABC transporter ATP-binding protein; translation: MVKAESVCKSFGALEVLKGITLEIGKGEVLVMVGPSGSGKSTFLRCINHLEQVNAGRLYVDGELIGYRDKGKKLYEMSPKDAARQRRDIGMVFQHFNLFPHRTALENIIEAPIHVKRVKKHEAVARGKDLLKQVGMSEKADAYPAQLSGGQQQRVAIARALAMNPKLMLFDEPTSALDPELVGEVLEVMKKLAAEGMTMVVVTHEMGFAREVANHLVFMDGGVVVESGLPREVLGNPKHDRTKAFLSKVL
- a CDS encoding amino acid ABC transporter permease, translating into MTAVDTSPPTTPAAIDAVPLRHPWRWVAAVVILVLVGLFLYGAVTNDAYRWSTYLEYLFNERVLKVGVVNTLQLTIYSMVAAIVLGVILAVMRLSPNPVLRSVAWAYLWIFRGTPVYVQLVFWGLIPTIYQNIRLGVPFGPSLFELNLQSLSIPFLLAIIGLALNEAAYMAEIIRAGITSVPEGQAEASTALGMSWGMTMRRTVLPQAMRVIIPPTGNEVISMLKTTSLVTAVPFTLDLYGITSREIAARIFEPVPLLLVAATWYLVITSVLMVGQFYLERHFSRGASRKLTTKQLQALAKAQTAEGHL
- a CDS encoding ABC transporter substrate-binding protein — translated: MSGDCQTRRGRFWRFAAVLAAAGALTLTGCASETGGGSETTSAAPTVSAQKVDEIANTVPEAIKSSGKLVVGVNIPYPPNEFKDPSGEIVGFDVDLMDAIAATLGLTPEYRESDFAKIIPSIQGGTYNVGMSSFTDTKEREQSVDFVTYFSAGTLWAQRPGAPIDPNNACGKKVAVQATTTQETEELPAKSKACTDSGKPPIEIVAFDGQDAATNAVVLGQVEAMSADSPVTSYAIKQSNGKLEAAGEIFDSAPYGWPVQKGSPLAQSLKMALEHLIENGQYEEIAKNWGVENGMIDKPVINGAVN
- a CDS encoding HdeD family acid-resistance protein, with the translated sequence MVNLAPPGMLQHLWKSTLLSGVLAVALGVLIWLWPGITIVVAAIFFGAYLLVAGIAQVIFAFSLHVSAGGRVLLFISGAAALILAVLCFRSLQESILLLAIWIGIGFIFRGVATAVSAISDPTLPGRAWEIFIGVVSLIAGVVMLAAPFESIETLTIVVGIWLIVLGVFEIVSAFGIRKASKNLATLTGARNTDEPPAQPLVEQA
- a CDS encoding cytochrome ubiquinol oxidase subunit I produces the protein MDALDVSRWQFGITTVYHFLFVPLTIGLAPIIAAMQTAWVVTGDDRWYRLTRFFGKLFLINFALGVATGIVQEFQFGMNWSEYSRFVGDVFGAPLAFEGLIAFFFESTFIGLWIFGWHRLPRLVHLACIWIVALAVNASAYFIIAANSFMQHPVGARFNPQTGRAELVDFGALLTNNTAVWAFWHAVTGSFLTAGTFVAGVSAWLMVRSHRRAEESDARAMYRPATIAGSLVALVAAVGLFFTGDVQGKLMFVQQPMKMASAESLCHSETDPDFSILTVGTQNNCDSVTHVLEVPYVLPYLAEGEFSGVTLEGVEDLQKQHEERFGPGDYRPNLFVTYWAFRAMIGLLLVPVAFALMALWLTRRGRIPNQRLLSRLALIAIPAPFLANSAGWVFTEMGRQPWVVVPNPTGDSMVRLTVQEGVSGHSAGMVLFSLAVFTLVYGVLAVIWFWLMRRYVVEGPQEHDADLAPPEPPRDDDVKPLSFAY